GGCTTCAGGTGCCATTTCCTTTGGAATCCGGAATGTGACTTTACAAACCGGCTTCGACTTTAGTGTCTGCTTTTTGATACTCATTTAAACGAGGTTTTGGTGAAACTTAACTGCTGTTGTTGCAGGTATGATAACTCTAAAGATAGGAGCATTCATATTATTATGAATGGCTAAATGCCTTGAAAAGCAAATATTTATGAAATATTCACACTTCAGAAACAATTTGGAAACAAAAGCTGGCCTGCAGGAGTATTCAGAACGATTTTGTATGGCTGTCTTCTTTTCTTAATTTCATAGTCATGTAAAAAATGGGCTGGAAAATTTCCGGTAATCCGGAATCGGCTGGTTCTGAACGATAAAAAAAATCAAACACGTTTTATGATATACCCACCCTACTTGAAAGTTGGCGATAAAATTGCCATTGTGTCTCCCGCCGGGAAAGTGAATCCTGAAATTGTTAAACACGGCGCGACGCTTCTCGAAGAAGAAGGTTTTGAAGTTGAAATTGGTGAGCACGCTTTTGGTCAGTCAGGCGTTTTTGCCGGGACCGATGTCGAAAGAGCGGGCGATATGCAAAAGGCTTTGGATGATGAATCGGTGAAAGCTATCCTTTTTGCCCGCGGAGGTTACGGAAGCTTGCGGACCCATCAGTTGCTCGACTGGAGTAGGTTCCTGCAACGCCCCAAATGGCTTATCGGCTTCAGTGATATCACCGTGTTTCATGCTTTTCTTTTTCAGCAGGGCATTGCGTCGATCCACGGAGTGATGACTGCGTTCTTCGATCAGGAAGGGGTACCGTCTGAGAGTTTTCGACTGACAATCGATTTGTTGAAAGGGAAAATTCCGTGGTTCAAAGAGGCAAACCATCCGTTGAACCGTGCAGGAGAAGCTTCCGGTTCGCTGATTGGAGGAAACATGTCGATTGTGTACAGCCTGCGTGGAACACCGCTGGATTTATCGCCGGAAGGCAATATCTTGTTTATCGAGGATTTGGCCGAATATCATTATCATCTCGACCGGATGATGATGAACCTGAAAGTATCCGGTATTCTTGCGAAGCTGAGCGGCCTGGTAGTAGGACACTTCTCGGATATGAAAGATGGCGACACCGGCTTCGGGAAAGAGGCGGCAGCGATAATAAAGGAAGCGGTTGATGATTATGACTATCCGGTTATGTTTGGTTTTCCGGCTGGTCACGTTATGCCGAATTATCCATTAATTATGGGAGCAGAAACAAGACTGACAGTTGGAGAGAAGGAATCCCGGTTAAGTTTTCAGATATGACCCGAAAATCAAGAGAACTTGGTGAAAAAGGCGAACAGATAGCGACTGATTACCTGACCCGAAAGGGATATCGGATAATTGAGCGAAACTGGATTTTCGATCACAAGGAGCTCGATATCATTGCTTATGATGGTGATGACTTGGTTTTTGTGGAGGTGAAGACGCGGACCGGATATCAATATGAGCACCCATTGGAAGCTATTTCTTCAGGTAAAATCAGAAACTTGGTGACGGCTGCAGATATTTTTCTGCGTATGCGAAATCTGGATGTGGAAAGTCGATTTGACGTGATTACCGTAGTGTTTTATGGCGAAAAGTTCGAGTTGCAGCATTATCCGGGGGCTTTTATTCCTCCGGTGAATTAGTCGTTATTCCGGTGCAGTGGTATGCGCGAAACGCGAGTACATTTCTTCAATTAGGTCAGACATCTCCGCCGGGCGGAAAGGTTTTGGGAAAAATCCGTTCATGCCGGCTTCGGTACATTCCTCGGTTACACTGGAAAATACATCGGCTGTAAGCGCCAATATTACAGTTTTTGGAATTCTGTTTTCTAAAACTTCGATTTGACGAATTTCGATGGTTGCCTCTACGCCCGTCATTTTCGGCATCTGAATATCCATCAAAATTACATCATAAATATTATTGCGAAACAACTCCACCGCTTCTTCCCCGTCTTTCGCAACATCGACATGATAGCTTTTCAACCCCAGCAGCGCCAGTTTTTGGCTCATCAAATTATCTTCTGCCAAAAGGATTCTTTTCGTCATTTTGTTACGATTCTAGTTGAAGTAGCTAAAATATAAAATTATCCGGGGATCAAAAATTGTGACTCGTTATTAAATAAGGTATTTTTAACATTTGTCGATTATATTAATATTGCACAGAAATAGGGACTGCCAGATATATGCAGATAGTCATTCCGGAAGGAAAATAAAAGCTGTAGTTTTAGCTGGGAGCAACCAAAGTCAAACCGAGATGAATATAGAGTCGTTGCGAAAATATTGTCTGTCGTTGAAGGGAGCAACGGAAGGATTTCCTTTCGGTGAAGATGCCCTCGTTTTCAAAGTTGGTGGAAAGATGTTTGCTTTGACAAATCTCGAAGGTCCGCTCTGGGTTAATCTAAAGTGTGATCCCGAAAAAGCAATTGAGTTGCGGGAAGAATTTGCGCACGTGACTCCGGGATATCACATGAATAAAAAGCACTGGAATACGGTTAGTATTGACGATACTATCCCGGATAAATTGATTCAGGAATGGATTGATGAATCGTATCGCCTGGTGGTGTCATCATTGCCGCTAAAGGTTCGAAATGAGTTGGAATAAAGTTAGTTACATTTATATTGGTTTTTATGAAGAAGTTATTTCTGGTCCTCCTGGCAGGACTACTCTATGCGGGCTCAGCCACGGCCCAGGACGTTAGTTCATTTAAAGTTGTCAAAGAGAATGCTTATACGTCGGTCAAAAATCAGCAACGCACTGGAACCTGCTGGAGTTATGCAACGACCTCTTTTCTTGAATCAGAGTTGCTGCGGATGGGAAAAGGTGAGTTCGATTTGGCGGAAATGTATTTTGTGCGGAATGCTTATCCGGCGAAAGCCAAATATTTTGTCGAGTTGCACGGAAAAGCCAACTTCGACGAAGGCGGTCAGGCACACGATGTGCTGGACGTAATGAAAAAATGCGGTTTGGTGCCGCAGAGTGTCTATCCGGGAAATCTTTATAATCCGGGACACGCCAATCATACGGAATTGAAGGCCGTGATGAAAGGGATGCTGGAAGGTCTGGTTTCTGATAAGATGAATACCGTATCGACGGTTTGGTCGAATGCGTTGAATGGAGTGCTGGACGCTTACATGGGAAAAGACCCGAAGAGTTTCGAATATGATGGAAAGACGTTCACACCCGAGTCTTTCATGAAGTCGCTTGGCTTGGTTCCCAACCAGTATGTCGAGATCACTTCCTACATGCATCACCCGTTTTATCAGCAGTTCAGCCTAGAAGTTCCGGACAACTGGTCACACGATTTGTACTACAATGTGCCGGAGGACGATATCATCGAGACGATGGACCATGCCATCATGCAAGGATACACGGTGGTTTGGGACGGAGATGTCAGCGATAAAGGCTTCTCGCACCGGAGAGGTCTGGCTGTTCTGCCGGACAGTGTATCGGTCGACCAGCAAGCCCGTCAGAAAGCTTTTCTTACCTGGAAAACAACCGACGATCACTTGATGCATATCGTGGGGATTGCCAAAGACGCGGACGGTAATAAATATTACATCACGAAAAATTCGTGGTCGGCCAAAAGCAATGCCTACGGCGGAATGTTGTACATGTCGGAACGCTATGTACGGTTGAATACCATTGCCATTACGGTTAACCGGAATAGTATTCCCGAAGAAGTGAGCACGAAAATCTTTAAAAAGTAAAGACGATGGAATACGCTCTGAACGGAACAGAATTCATCGAGTTGGTGAAATTGCTGAAATTAGCCCGTATTGCTGAATCTGGAGGCCAGGCAAAGCTGATGGTCGAAGATGGCGAAGTGAAGCGCAATGGTGAAGTAGAACTTCGAAAGCGTGCCAAAATAAGGGCTGGTGAGATGATTGAGATTTTTGGTGAGCAGATTAGAATTACAGAATAAAACAAAAAGGGATGCGGGTGCATCCCTTTTTTGGGGAGGCCGGCAGGGGAACCGGCCTGTTAACAATAGCATGTGCTTTTGGTGGGAAAAGAGAAAACTTAAAAAAAAGGATTTGTTGATTCTCATTTCTGAAAGCTGAAACTAAGGTAAGAGGACAAGTTCGAAAAAAAAAAAATTTTTGACGAACGGTCGTTTTTTGGTGGTGAACGTACGGATCTGTTTAGTGAACGGAAAATTTCAACGGAAAAAAG
This Prolixibacter sp. NT017 DNA region includes the following protein-coding sequences:
- a CDS encoding C1 family peptidase, with the protein product MKKLFLVLLAGLLYAGSATAQDVSSFKVVKENAYTSVKNQQRTGTCWSYATTSFLESELLRMGKGEFDLAEMYFVRNAYPAKAKYFVELHGKANFDEGGQAHDVLDVMKKCGLVPQSVYPGNLYNPGHANHTELKAVMKGMLEGLVSDKMNTVSTVWSNALNGVLDAYMGKDPKSFEYDGKTFTPESFMKSLGLVPNQYVEITSYMHHPFYQQFSLEVPDNWSHDLYYNVPEDDIIETMDHAIMQGYTVVWDGDVSDKGFSHRRGLAVLPDSVSVDQQARQKAFLTWKTTDDHLMHIVGIAKDADGNKYYITKNSWSAKSNAYGGMLYMSERYVRLNTIAITVNRNSIPEEVSTKIFKK
- a CDS encoding RNA-binding S4 domain-containing protein — its product is MEYALNGTEFIELVKLLKLARIAESGGQAKLMVEDGEVKRNGEVELRKRAKIRAGEMIEIFGEQIRITE
- a CDS encoding response regulator: MTKRILLAEDNLMSQKLALLGLKSYHVDVAKDGEEAVELFRNNIYDVILMDIQMPKMTGVEATIEIRQIEVLENRIPKTVILALTADVFSSVTEECTEAGMNGFFPKPFRPAEMSDLIEEMYSRFAHTTAPE
- a CDS encoding MmcQ/YjbR family DNA-binding protein, which translates into the protein MNIESLRKYCLSLKGATEGFPFGEDALVFKVGGKMFALTNLEGPLWVNLKCDPEKAIELREEFAHVTPGYHMNKKHWNTVSIDDTIPDKLIQEWIDESYRLVVSSLPLKVRNELE
- a CDS encoding LD-carboxypeptidase encodes the protein MIYPPYLKVGDKIAIVSPAGKVNPEIVKHGATLLEEEGFEVEIGEHAFGQSGVFAGTDVERAGDMQKALDDESVKAILFARGGYGSLRTHQLLDWSRFLQRPKWLIGFSDITVFHAFLFQQGIASIHGVMTAFFDQEGVPSESFRLTIDLLKGKIPWFKEANHPLNRAGEASGSLIGGNMSIVYSLRGTPLDLSPEGNILFIEDLAEYHYHLDRMMMNLKVSGILAKLSGLVVGHFSDMKDGDTGFGKEAAAIIKEAVDDYDYPVMFGFPAGHVMPNYPLIMGAETRLTVGEKESRLSFQI
- a CDS encoding YraN family protein yields the protein MTRKSRELGEKGEQIATDYLTRKGYRIIERNWIFDHKELDIIAYDGDDLVFVEVKTRTGYQYEHPLEAISSGKIRNLVTAADIFLRMRNLDVESRFDVITVVFYGEKFELQHYPGAFIPPVN